The proteins below are encoded in one region of Apostichopus japonicus isolate 1M-3 chromosome 4, ASM3797524v1, whole genome shotgun sequence:
- the LOC139966385 gene encoding uncharacterized protein has translation MASKEGRTSIKCATCSLFRPGRTWDDHELCPMCRSCSRRDPCSICVTLTPANWQEIEAWMATRREKLQSKLTRLSPPPAPASEPEAPEGSVLEPVASGDGSPLVAVPVGSGNSTSSNAKSKGKRSNKGKGKAPRPKRTTRPEEGSTQLQSTGPQTTEPPDLWSTGPPELPVPADLSSEIQLTRDRGKRPAPQPTRPRSRSRSPHPRDPSPVQDESSQDSDSGYRRRGSDRPTGARDPPRGERPQADGNWLLSQLSAILQPLVAQMTPAQNAATTDASTAPQLPVRPLTLDQGRPPLTPMDHDLDALELVASETWSERGDEASVLDEYESQVDEAEDEEDEEQSVKGIDLPPDLIAKAIHIFTTRLGFELPPNPKPTERTSKLRTTNEPSQSTTPCVPVDAVCFDRIEGLQAKKRWTAFPAKQDRALKIHDDTWKRIFKVPSITGEVRDRLRAEQALSSGYFREPLRKKAEQSAYDLDQASRVGMKFASTFMLAAELLMRHHQQLPEDKDQIPDREASQILWLLGPLARLIYDQFARMSVKLVESRRDNVLAAMRWPDGETRERLTHLPIANEDLFAGQFADAVQSEFTKRDSLAKTSFSRLNTRRPQGQNAPTRSFSGPRPVRSRGRSNAPSSGDRRGRSRRPSPPRNRQYRGAGWRPQGTVRSWNAPRQPAARRGRTGPDPRGAQPPRSTFGARP, from the coding sequence ATGGCATCAAAGGAAGGCAGAACATCGATCAAGTGCGCAACTTGCTCGCTCTTTCGTCCAGGAAGGACCTGGGACGACCATGAGCTATGCCCGATGTGCAGGTCTTGCTCACGACGGGACCCATGCTCGATATGCGTCACGCTGACTCCAGCAAATTGGCAGGAGATTGAGGCCTGGATGGCAACTCGCAGGGAGAAATTGCAATCTAAGCTCACAAGACTCTCACCACCTCCCGCCCCGGCTTCTGAACCGGAGGCACCTGAAGGGAGTGTTTTGGAGCCAGTCGCCTCTGGCGATGGTTCCCCACTCGTTGCAGTACCGGTTGGGTCCGGGAATAGCACGAGTTCTAATGCCAAATCAAAAGGCAAGAGAAGCAACAAGGGCAAGGGCAAAGCCCCCAGACCCAAACGGACCACACGTCCGGAAGAAGGGTCGACGCAACTGCAGTCCACTGGTCCACAGACCACCGAACCTCCAGACCTCTGGTCCACTGGACCACCAGAATTGCCAGTCCCTGCAGACCTGAGCTCTGAGATACAACTCACCAGGGACAGAGGAAAACGGCCGGCACCACAGCCGACCAGACCTCGCTCCAGGAGCAGATCCCCACATCCAAGGGACCCATCTCCAGTCCAGGACGAATCCTCCCAGGACTCAGACAGCGGCTATAGACGCAGAGGCAGCGATAGACCGACAGGAGCCAGGGACCCTCCCCGAGGGGAGCGACCACAAGCGGATGGGAATTGGCTTCTCTCCCAACTGTCCGCTATATTACAACCACTCGTCGCACAAATGACGCCCGCACAGAATGCGGCCACAACCGACGCATCCACCGCTCCACAGCTGCCAGTCAGGCCGCTAACCCTGGACCAGGGAAGACCTCCACTGACACCCATGGACCACGATCTGGACGCACTGGAGCTAGTAGCGTCAGAAACATGGTCTGAACGTGGGGATGAAGCCTCAGTCCTGGACGAGTACGAGTCACAGGTTGACGAGGCGGAAGATGAGGAGGACGAAGAGCAAAGCGTCAAAGGCATTGACCTGCCCCCAGACCTCATCGCGAAGGCCATCCACATCTTCACAACAAGACTCGGCTTTGAGCTGCCTCCCAACCCCAAGCCAACAGAGCGGACTTCGAAACTGCGGACCACGAATGAGCCGTCGCAGTCCACGACACCTTGTGTCCCGGTGGACGCTGTCTGCTTCGACAGGATCGAAGGGCTTCAGGCCAAAAAGAGATGGACTGCTTTTCCAGCAAAGCAGGATAGAGCCCTAAAGATCCATGACGATACTTGGAAACGAATCTTCAAGGTTCCGTCCATTACAGGGGAGGTCAGGGACCGACTCAGAGCGGAACAAGCTCTGAGCTCGGGTTACTTCAGAGAGCCGCTGCGCAAGAAAGCGGAACAATCGGCCTATGACCTCGACCAGGCCTCCAGAGTCGGGATGAAGTTTGCCTCTACTTTTATGCTCGCAGCAGAACTGCTGATGAGGCACCACCAGCAGCTGCCAGAGGACAAAGACCAGATCCCAGACCGGGAGGCATCACAAATCCTGTGGCTGTTGGGACCACTGGCGAGACTCATCTATGATCAGTTCGCCAGGATGTCTGTAAAGCTGGTGGAATCAAGACGAGACAACGTTCTTGCAGCAATGCGGTGGCCAGACGGGGAGACTCGCGAGAGATTAACACACCTCCCAATAGCAAACGAAGACCTGTTCGCGGGCCAGTTTGCGGACGCTGTGCAGTCGGAGTTCACAAAACGAGACTCCCTCGCCAAGACGTCGTTCTCGAGGCTGAACACCCGGAGACCCCAGGGACAGAACGCTCCCACGAGATCGTTCTCTGGCCCCAGACCTGTCAGGAGCCGCGGTCGGAGCAACGCCCCGTCCTCAGGCGACAGACGTGGCAGGTCTCGTAGACCATCCCCACCGAGAAACAGACAATACCGGGGAGCGGGATGGAGACCGCAAGGAACGGTTCGGTCATGGAACGCACCCAGACAGCCAGCAGCACGACGAGGTAGGACCGGACCTGACCCACGTGGTGCTCAGCCACCCAGATCCACCTTCGGTGCCCGGCCCTAG